One Geoalkalibacter sp. genomic window, CTCCCGGGCGGACTGCGGCAGCACATGAGTGCAGCCGCCCAACGCAAGAAGCATCGCGGCCACGATCCCGAAGACCCATCCTGATCCGAAATCCCTTCCCAGCTTTCTCATATCATCATTTTACCTTCGGAGCCTGCGGCCGCAACAGTCAGGAGCGGGCTGCTCACGGGAAATTCAACGGACGCTCACCAAATCCTAATGCGGACGCGGTATTCAAGCATAGCGCTTGCCTGGGATGCGTCGTGCAAGCCATGTTTTGTCAAACAGGTATTGATCCGCGCGGGAGATATGGTTTTGTCCACGAAATCCTTGACCAAGGGCGAACGGGTCAGAGCGGCCGATCGCCATCCGGCCCTCGTCCTGGTCGTCGACGATGAGCCGGAATTGGCGGAAATGCTGGTGTATGCCCTGAATCAGCACGGATACGCGGCGCTGGTCGCCGAGGACGGCTTCAGCGCCTGTCGCCTCATCGAAAGCGAGCGACCCGATCTGATTCTACTCGACGTGATGATGCCGGCTCTCGATGGCTGGGAGGTCTGTCGCCTGCTGCGCAGCGTTCCCGACGAGGAACTGGCGACCATTCCTGTCGTGATGCTCACCGCGCTCGGCGCTCTGGACGAGCGTCTGCGTGGTCTGGAATTGGGCGCCGATGCCTATCTGCCCAAGCCCTACGCGATCCGCGAGGTATTGGCCCTTGCCGACAATCTCATCGCCCGGCGGCGCCGCGAGCAGGAGCAGCGCGGCGAGCTTGAGCGCTTGCGCTCCCGAGAACAACTCGCGGCGGATATCCAGGCGCTGCTGTTTCATGAGCTGCGCAACCAGTTGCTGGTGATCGGCGGCTTTTCCAGCCTGCTGGCACGCGGCGATTTGGGTGCCCAGCCCCTGCGTACCCGGGACTATTTGCAGGCCATTCACCGCAGCTCCGACTATCTGGGGATGATTGCCGAGGAATTTCAGATGGTGCGCGGTATCGAGGATGGCAAGCTTAGCCTGCCCATGGATCGGGTCGATCTGGCGGATCTGCTTCTGGAAGTCTTTGCCCTGTTTCGTCCCCTGGCGCAAAAACGCGGGGTGACGCTGCGTCTGACCAAGACGGAGGAGCCCCTGGCGGCGCAGGCGCATCGTGCCGCGCTCAAGGTGGTGATGGCCAACCTGGTGGACAATGCCGTGA contains:
- a CDS encoding ATP-binding protein codes for the protein MSTKSLTKGERVRAADRHPALVLVVDDEPELAEMLVYALNQHGYAALVAEDGFSACRLIESERPDLILLDVMMPALDGWEVCRLLRSVPDEELATIPVVMLTALGALDERLRGLELGADAYLPKPYAIREVLALADNLIARRRREQEQRGELERLRSREQLAADIQALLFHELRNQLLVIGGFSSLLARGDLGAQPLRTRDYLQAIHRSSDYLGMIAEEFQMVRGIEDGKLSLPMDRVDLADLLLEVFALFRPLAQKRGVTLRLTKTEEPLAAQAHRAALKVVMANLVDNAVKYSSRGQVVEGRCLLEDAGWVGVEIRDSGPGIAPEEQELVFRKFCRGRTGNEQSRGSGLGLYVVRILVEALGGRVRLDSRPGDGSRFQVRLPSAEAAQSV